One genomic region from Bradyrhizobium icense encodes:
- a CDS encoding fasciclin domain-containing protein, with product MSKRIALLSAAVFSALAFTATITAPASAEEKTVMVGGAAMFPSKNIIQNAVNSKDHTTLVAAVKAAGLVATLEGKGPFTVFAPTNTAFGKLPAGTVETLVKPENKGTLTKILTYHVVPGKLAASDLKDGMKLKTAEGEQLSVKLQEGKVWIVDAKGGTSMVTISNVNQSNGVIHVVDTVLMPAS from the coding sequence ATGTCGAAACGTATTGCACTTCTGTCCGCCGCCGTGTTCAGCGCGCTGGCTTTCACCGCCACCATCACCGCGCCCGCCAGCGCGGAAGAAAAGACCGTGATGGTCGGCGGTGCGGCGATGTTCCCGTCCAAGAACATCATCCAGAACGCCGTCAATTCGAAGGACCACACCACGCTGGTTGCCGCGGTGAAGGCCGCCGGCTTGGTCGCGACCCTCGAAGGCAAGGGCCCGTTCACGGTGTTCGCGCCGACCAACACCGCCTTCGGCAAGCTGCCGGCCGGCACGGTCGAGACGCTGGTGAAGCCGGAGAACAAGGGGACGCTGACCAAGATCCTTACCTACCACGTCGTGCCGGGCAAGCTCGCCGCGTCCGACCTGAAGGATGGCATGAAGCTCAAGACCGCCGAAGGCGAACAGCTCTCGGTCAAGCTTCAGGAGGGCAAGGTCTGGATCGTCGACGCGAAGGGTGGAACCTCCATGGTCACGATCTCGAACGTCAATCAGTCGAACGGCGTGATCCATGTGGTCGACACCGTGCTGATGCCGGCGTCCTGA
- a CDS encoding SDR family oxidoreductase, with protein sequence MTNSGKRVAWVTGGGSGIGASGAEFLAADGWIVVVSGRRKDALDEVVANIAKNGGKAEAIALDVSNKEDVDKAADQILAKHGRIDLLVNSAGINVPKRSWADMELEGWDKVVDINLNGVLYCMRAVLPAMRKQKDGCIINVASWAGRHVSKMPGPAYTTTKHAVLALTHSFNMDECVNGLRACCLSPGEVATPILKSRPVVPSEEEQAKMLQPEDCGRTIAFVASLPPRVCVNEILISPTHNRGFIQTPANRD encoded by the coding sequence ATGACAAATAGCGGGAAACGCGTGGCCTGGGTAACGGGCGGGGGCAGCGGAATTGGCGCGTCAGGGGCGGAATTCCTGGCGGCGGATGGCTGGATCGTAGTGGTTTCGGGACGCCGCAAAGACGCCCTCGACGAGGTCGTGGCCAATATCGCCAAAAACGGCGGCAAGGCTGAGGCGATCGCGCTCGACGTCAGCAACAAGGAAGACGTCGACAAAGCCGCCGATCAGATTCTCGCAAAACACGGCCGGATCGACCTTTTGGTCAACAGCGCCGGCATCAATGTGCCGAAGCGAAGCTGGGCCGACATGGAACTGGAGGGCTGGGACAAGGTCGTCGATATCAACCTCAACGGCGTGCTCTATTGCATGCGCGCGGTGCTGCCGGCGATGCGCAAGCAGAAGGACGGCTGCATCATCAACGTCGCGTCCTGGGCCGGCCGTCACGTGTCAAAGATGCCGGGACCGGCCTACACTACCACAAAACATGCGGTGCTGGCGCTGACCCATTCCTTCAACATGGACGAATGCGTCAACGGGCTGCGCGCCTGCTGTCTCTCACCCGGCGAGGTCGCGACCCCGATCCTGAAATCGCGCCCGGTGGTGCCTTCGGAGGAAGAGCAGGCGAAAATGTTGCAGCCGGAAGATTGCGGCCGCACCATCGCCTTCGTCGCCAGCCTGCCGCCGCGGGTCTGCGTCAACGAAATCCTGATCAGCCCGACGCATAATCGCGGATTTATCCAGACGCCGGCGAATAGGGATTAA
- a CDS encoding malonate--CoA ligase yields the protein MNTTANANLFSRLFDTLDDPNRLAIEMLDGTRISYGELIARAGQMANVLVARGVKPGDRVAAQTEKSVPALVLYLATVRAGGVYLPLNTAYTLNELDYFISDAEPALVVCDPSKAEGIGAIAAKVKAKVETLGPDGKGSLTDAAAKAAAAFATVARVNDDLAAILYTSGTTGRSKGAMLTHDNLASNSYSLVDYWRFTDKDVLIHALPIYHTHGLFVASNVTLFARASMIFLPKFDPETIIKLMGRATVLMGVPTFYTRLLQSPALSKESTKHMRLFISGSAPLLADTHREWAARTGHAVLERYGMTETNMNTSNPYDGERVPGAVGHPLPGVSVRVTDPETGKELAREEIGMIEVKGPNVFKGYWRMPEKTKAEFRDDGFFITGDLGKIDDKGYVHILGRGKDLVISGGFNVYPKEIESEIDAMPGVIESAVIGVPHADFGEGVTAVLVCNKGADVTEAGVLKALDGRLAKFKMPKRVFVVDELPRNAMGKVQKNILRDMYKDIYSKH from the coding sequence ATGAACACGACTGCCAACGCCAACCTGTTTTCCCGCCTGTTCGACACGCTCGACGATCCGAACCGGCTCGCGATCGAAATGCTCGATGGCACGCGCATCAGCTATGGGGAGCTGATCGCCCGCGCCGGCCAGATGGCGAACGTGCTGGTTGCGCGCGGCGTCAAGCCCGGCGACCGCGTCGCAGCCCAGACCGAAAAATCCGTGCCGGCGCTGGTGCTGTATCTTGCGACCGTGCGCGCGGGCGGCGTCTACCTGCCGCTCAATACCGCCTATACGCTTAACGAACTCGACTACTTCATCTCCGACGCCGAGCCCGCGCTTGTGGTTTGCGACCCGTCGAAGGCCGAAGGCATCGGCGCGATCGCGGCGAAAGTGAAGGCCAAGGTCGAAACGCTCGGGCCCGACGGCAAGGGATCGCTGACGGATGCCGCCGCCAAGGCGGCGGCGGCCTTCGCAACGGTCGCGCGCGTCAATGACGACCTCGCCGCCATCCTCTACACCTCGGGCACCACCGGCCGCTCCAAGGGCGCGATGCTGACGCATGACAATCTCGCGTCAAACTCCTACAGCCTGGTCGACTACTGGCGGTTCACGGACAAGGACGTGCTGATCCACGCGCTGCCGATCTATCACACCCACGGCCTGTTCGTGGCCAGCAACGTCACGCTGTTTGCCCGCGCCTCGATGATCTTCCTGCCGAAGTTCGACCCTGAAACGATCATCAAGCTGATGGGGCGCGCCACCGTACTGATGGGCGTGCCGACCTTCTACACGCGGCTCTTGCAGAGCCCGGCGCTGTCGAAGGAATCGACCAAGCACATGCGGCTGTTCATTTCGGGCTCCGCGCCGTTGCTCGCCGACACCCATCGCGAATGGGCCGCGCGCACCGGCCACGCCGTGCTGGAACGCTACGGCATGACCGAAACCAACATGAACACGTCAAACCCCTATGATGGCGAGCGCGTGCCCGGCGCGGTCGGCCATCCCCTGCCCGGCGTTTCCGTGCGCGTCACCGATCCCGAGACCGGCAAGGAGCTCGCGCGCGAGGAAATCGGCATGATCGAGGTGAAAGGGCCCAACGTGTTCAAGGGCTATTGGCGGATGCCGGAGAAGACCAAAGCCGAATTCCGCGACGACGGCTTCTTCATCACCGGCGATCTCGGCAAGATCGACGACAAGGGCTATGTGCACATCCTCGGCCGCGGCAAGGATCTGGTGATATCAGGCGGCTTCAACGTCTATCCGAAGGAAATCGAGAGCGAGATCGACGCCATGCCCGGCGTGATCGAATCCGCCGTGATCGGCGTGCCGCACGCCGATTTCGGCGAAGGCGTCACCGCGGTGCTGGTCTGCAACAAGGGCGCAGACGTCACCGAGGCGGGCGTGCTGAAAGCGCTCGACGGACGACTTGCCAAATTCAAGATGCCGAAGCGCGTGTTCGTCGTCGACGAACTGCCGCGCAATGCCATGGGCAAGGTGCAGAAAAACATTTTGCGGGATATGTACAAGGATATCTATTCGAAGCATTAG